A region of Panicum virgatum strain AP13 chromosome 8N, P.virgatum_v5, whole genome shotgun sequence DNA encodes the following proteins:
- the LOC120685832 gene encoding putative disease resistance protein RGA1, whose product MALRFLKGGRGDLCIASFAPARFLRVLDLSECFIQCFPDSIGELKQLRYLNALAINVKIVPECITKLINLVYLNLHGSSISALPESIGKLERLMHLDISNCDNIHQLPVSFRNLKKLVHLDLTRCWRISDISKWLQNMSQLDHLNLSGCGTIGHLTRAIRGLTGLEYLNLSHASANGLQQALVNLTKLRYLNLRASLDGRLHESIGNLSNLECLNLSRNSKLRTIPESIGNLRKLNTLDLSYCKNLRRLPGSLSAINSLRFLHINDCWELDKSTLPQNKNNSSLVPNFVVHAGDGESSSNLRELNDIHLTFLDISRLENVKSAEEVKRINLAGKSIEKLKLAWTRNAKRFGDDGEVLSELVPPAKLRSLSVEGYNSISFPFWLMSIATYLRSLSNLTLRGLPSCNVLPPLGQLPLLCELKIDGMGSIRKIDGGFYWGRRAFPLLRYFSLSHMDCLEEWSAEDGLNELAFPQLGELRINRCPLLRFKACSPPGVTVVIDSSDQVLLSSGEKNRGHVPDGSVALGLTCISKQDLMIHGPNPRFFYTIPTPTHVLDVTRCKVPLHQWNLLRHLPGLKRIEITDCSDISCGSTDFRQYISLDSLTVKHGQNGTVTLPERLGYTSLAVFFCKGIKTLQLPESLQQLTCLRHLEITSCPKLVALPERLGDLTSREFLVIRLQGHQEPTREHPTTHMPPMSTN is encoded by the coding sequence ATGGCACTGCGTTTTCTGAAAGGTGGCAGAGGCGACCTATGCATTGCTTCATTTGCACCTGCTAGGTTCCTGCGAGTATTGGATTTAAGTGAGTGCTTCATACAGTGTTTCCCAGATTCCATTGGCGAACTGAAGCAGTTGAGATATCTTAATGCTCTAGCGATCAATGTCAAAATTGTTCCAGAATGTATCACGAAACTCATCAATTTGGTTTATCTCAATCTTCATGGATCTAGTATTTCTGCCCTGCCAGAGTCAATTGGAAAACTGGAAAGGTTGATGCATCTTGATATTTCAAATTGTGACAATATACATCAATTGCCAGTCTCATTCAGGAATCTAAAAAAATTGGTGCATCTGGATTTGACACGTTGTTGGCGTATTTCAGATATATCAAAATGGTTGCAGAACATGAGCCAATTGGATCATCTGAACTTATCAGGTTGTGGAACTATTGGACACCTTACAAGAGCAATAAGGGGCCTCACAGGACTGGAATATTTGAATTTATCACATGCCTCCGCTAATGGATTACAACAAGCCCTGGTCAATCTCACTAAACTCAGGTATTTAAATTTACGAGCTAGCCTGGATGGCCGATTACATGAAAGTATTGGGAACCTATCCAATTTAGAGTGCCTAAATTTAAGTCGGAATTCTAAGCTGCGTACCATACCTGAAAGCATTGGGAACCTCAGAAAGCTCAATACACTAGACCTCTCCTATTGCAAGAATCTACGGAGGCTGCCAGGTAGCTTGTCTGCAATTAATAGTCTGAGGTTTCTACATATAAATGATTGCTGGGAGTTAGATAAGTCCACTCTGCCTCAGAATAAGAATAATTCATCCTTGGTACCCAATTTTGTTGTCCATGCTGGTGATGGTGAATCCAGCAGCAATCTTCGCGAGCTAAATGATATACATCTAACCTTTTTGGATATAAGCAGACTTGAAAATGTGAAGTCTGCAGAAGAGGTCAAGAGAATAAATCTGGCGGGAAAGAGTATTGAAAAATTAAAATTGGCATGGACTAGGAATGCTAAGAGATTTGGAGACGATGGGGAAGTTTTATCAGAACTGGTGCCACCAGCCAAACTACGATCATTATCAGTAGAAGGATATAATAGCATTAGCTTTCCATTCTGGCTAATGAGCATTGCTACTTATCTACGCAGCCTGAGTAATCTTACCCTACGGGGCTTGCCCAGTTGCAACGTCCTACCACCACTTGGTCAGTTGCCATTGCTCTGCGAGCTGAAGATCGATGGAATGGGCAGCATTAGGAAGATTGATGGGGGCTTTTACTGGGGCAGAAGAGCGTTTCCTCTACTTCGGTACTTTTCCCTATCCCATATGGATTGCCTGGAAGAGTGGAGCGCGGAGGATGGTTTGAATGAGCTCGCGTTCCCACAACTTGGGGAGTTGAGAATAAATCGCTGCCCGTTGTTGAGGTTTAAAGCATGCTCGCCTCCAGGCGTAACAGTGGTCATAGATAGTAGTGACCAAGTACTATTGTCCTCAGGGGAGAAGAACAGAGGTCACGTCCCTGATGGAAGCGTCGCTCTTGGACTGACCTGCATCAGTAAGCAAGACCTGATGATACACGGGCCCAACCCACGGTTCTTCTACACAATCCCCACTCCAACCCATGTGCTTGACGTGACACGCTGTAAGGTGCCTCTGCATCAGTGGAACTTGCTGCGCCACCTTCCAGGCCTCAAACGCATCGAAATTACTGACTGCAGTGATATTTCATGCGGCTCCACAGATTTTCGTCAATACATCTCCCTAGACTCTCTGACTGTGAAACATGGGCAAAACGGTACTGTGACGCTGCCGGAGAGGTTAGGATACACCTCTCTTGCGGTATTCTTTTGCAAAGGCATCAAGACTCTACAACTACCAGAGAGCTTACAACAACTCACATGCCTCCGGCATCTTGAGATTACTAGCTGTCCCAAACTTGTGGCGCTGCCGGAGAGGTTAGGAGACCTCACGTCTCGTGAATTTCTGGTTATACGATTGCAAGGGCATCAAGAGCCTACCAGAGAGCATCCAACAACTCACATGCCTCCAATGTCTACAAATTAG